Within the Nitrospira sp. CR1.1 genome, the region GCACGTCCTTCTTGTTGGTCCAGACCACCTTGCCGGCCGCATCGTGGAACTCCATATCTTTGCCTTGATAGACAGACTCCAACACCTTGGGCGTCGCCTTCAAGACCCAGACGTTCTTGTCGATCTCCTGCTCCGGCATATAGGCTTCTTTAAACTTGCGTTTGTATTTGTATTGAACGCCGACGTCATCTTGCTTGATTTTTCCCGAGTTGCCGATCTTGATCCACTCGTTATCGAACGGGGAATACATCGGCTTCATCAAATATCGCAACACGGGAAACGCCAAAGGGAAACCGATGAGAAAACCGATGGCATGGGTGAAGTTCATGAAAAACGTCCGACGCTTCACACTCCGTTCCAGCTCAGGAAGAGGGACCAGCACTTCTCCCGGCGTCACGTGAATGCGATCTTCGAGATGAGCGATTTCAACTTCGTGCGTGGTCACGTACTCATCACGCTTAAACGCCGGGAACGTCGCGTACTCGGCACGGGTGGCGCGGAGCGTCACCACTTCATCCGTGACGCCCTGCACCTGCGACATCGGTATCTGGCGTTCGACCGAACCGGTTTTCTCATCGCCGACCACGATGTCACTAATCTCGTGGGAGAGCGGATCCATGATGACCCGGCGCAGTTCCCCGACTTCACCGTCCGTACATCGAACTTTGGATTTCAGTTTCGGCTGCATCATACTCACTTCATCTTGATCGGCTTCGGAGTATTCACCGAAGCATTCTTATAACCGGCCAGCCAGGCCGCCAACGCATCGATATCCTTGAGCTCCATGAGGTCTTTGTATTTATCAGGCATCTTCCCCTTGTCGTACTCTTGATCGAATCCTTCCGCCTTGTAACTTTTTGGATCGATGATCTTTCTAGCAATTTCTGCTGCAGGCAAGAGGTTCCCAATGTTATCCAATTCAGGGCCGCGCTTCTTACCGCCTTCACCGTTAAGCTTGTGGCAGTTGTAACATTCCTGCAATTGCCATTGCTCTTCACCCAATTTGGCGATGTCACCGGAAGAGGCAGCGGTCGAGGTCGGCGCACTTTCCCCTCCGGCCTTCTGGTCCGCAGGAGCCTGCCCCGCACCCAAGGCCTGCAATCGAGCAGTCAACTCTTTGGCTTTTTCATCCAAAGCTTTGGCGCGCTGCATGAGCACATCCACCTTACCGGCTTCATAGTGTTCGCGCTTCGGCTTCAGAATTTTTTCGATCTTCCCCTTCTCATCTTCCGGATCGTACTGCGGCCACGCGGAAGCGCCAGCGATAAACACCACAGACAATATGGCATAAAACACGAGGAGTGCCCCGACGGCCTTCACGCCACCAAAGGGCTTCAACGTCGGAAGATCGAGAATCATGAAGACAAGGGCGCCTAGGATGGCATAACCAAAAAACAGCGCCTGAAAGACGAAGGGGAAGTCCAGCGCCTTGGTGGCGCCGAACAAGATCCCGCCGATCACAATGCCCACAACCATTTTTTTAATCACGTTTCCCATGAATACCCTCGTTTACCGCCCGTCCAGTATGGTGACCGTCTACTTCGCTCCTGCAGGAACAGGGCTTCCCTCGTGTGCATGCCCTTTCGAATCAGAGGGCCGCAACGTCACGATAATGGCAAAGCTGACCACCGCATAGAACACGATGGTAATACCGGTGATCCACCAGGCCGAATACGACAGCGTTGGCGTAAAAGATTCCGCCGTGAAATCCGGCAACAGGTTGTACGTATGGAAGTACTTCCGCAACAGGGACCGAACCGCCCCCATGAGGCCCATGGTCCAAATCGCGCTAAAGGCGAGGAAGACCAGAACGAATTGCGAGGCAAAGTCGATTTTGCCCCACACAATGGTTCCCTGCGAAACGGCACGGTTATAAATGACGTAATTCACGACTGTGACGAAGACCAGGGTGAACGCCGCGGAATTTTTTGCCGGCATCAGCGCGAGGAAATTCCAATCGGACGGCAATTCGAGTTCTGCCACCAACTTGGCCCCCGTGGGCACAAATCCGTGCGGCGTCATCCAGATGGCGTTGCCCACGACCACCATCAAAAAGCCGATCTTAATGACCGTACTGGACGAAACCGTCAGCGGGATGAACCGTCCCAGGACGGCCGGCGCCAACAGAAGCGGGAGGAGGAAGGCCAGCGAAGTCGGATCCGGTACGGGATAATCGGTCAAGACCTTGGTCATGACGATCGGCAGCAAAACCATAACGATCGGCGCGATCACCGTCATCCGAACCCGCTCGACCCCCTCAATACGCTTCATACTCAGCCAGATATAGTAATTACTCGCCAGGAAGATGAGGCCGATCATGGCGCCTTGCATTTCGAAGAACATCGACAACTGATCGGCCATCATGTAGGGACAGATGGAGGCGTCGTAATCGCAGAGCTCGTAGGCCAGCAAATATCCCATGAAGGGCAGGAACAACAACGCACCCACGCCGATCATATTGCCGACAAAGCCCATCCAATCGTAATAGGCGCGATCTTCTTCCTTCTTCGATCCCATGAACATATAGGCAGCAATGAGGCCGGCGACGAAGCCACCGAAGGTCACATTCCCAACAAGCCGGTGCAAATTGAGCGGCATCCAGCTGTAGTTGAAGACTTTGTCCCACAGGGTGGCGGTCGCCAGGAATTCAGCCGGCGAAATACCTTCCGCCCGAACCGGGGTATTCATGAAAGAGGTCGGCGCGTCGATCACAAACAGCGTAATCGAGCCGATGAGATTCAGCAGCACGCCCAACGCAATGTGACGCCCCTTCTTTTCACCCTTCCAGGCATCCCATGTATAAAAATACATGTAGAGAACAATGGTTTCGCCGATGAACAAGAGCGGATAGACGACGGCGAAAATCAGGAAGAAGTGATTGATGAGCCAGGTCGTGAATTGAGGATAGGTGGCAAGCAGCACAAAGATGAACAGGCCGCCTGTCAATGCGGTCATGCTGTAGAGGATGACCGTGACCTTCGTGACCTCTTTGGCCAACCGGTCATAACGAGGATCCTGCTTGCGATACCCCAGCCATTCGGAGATCACCACAAAAATGGGAGCCCCGAGGATGAATCCCGCAAAGAGAATGTGGAGCTGAGCGACGATCCATACTGCCGTGCGATTCCCGGTGTAGGGGAACTCCACGGGGGGCGCACTGGGAGCTTGCGCATAGGCCACGCCTCCCAATATCGCCACTAGCGCAAACATGACCAACAAACAGCGCTGCCAGATTTTCATGATGTCTCGCCGCTCCTCCTCATTCCAACCGATTGCCCCATGACTCGAATCACGCCAGACACGAACTACTTCACCTGGTCAGCAGGCACCCAATCCTTCTTATTGGCATCCCAGCCCTTGCCGGACAAGCCGAACGAGCGCTCAAACGCCAAGATCTTCCAGCGATCCTCTTCCGACAACTTGCTCTTCCACGGCTTCATCTTGGTGTTCGGCACGCCCTCGGAAATGCGCCAGAACCACACGGAGTCCGAATACATCTTCATACGATCGCCGTTGCGGAAGTCGCGCGCACCGGCCTTCACCGGCTTACCATCCTTGCCGTGACAGCTGGCACAGTTGACGTCGGGATTCTTACCGCCGATATACAACTCCTTACCCTCTTCCAGGATCTTCGGATCCGTCCACCAACCGGCAGGCATATGCTTATCGGCATATTCCGCAGGAGCAGGGGGTGGCGGAACAACCGGGCCCTCGCCGCCGCCTTCACCGCCACCACATCCCACGACACCAAAACCAAAGCCAAGAATGCCGACCATCAGAGCCAATCTCTTCATGCCTGCGTGTTTCATAAAAAAGTTCCCGCTCCTTTCTTCATGCCGGCGCCTTCTCAAGCCCCGACGCCCATTATCATCGACAGAAAAAAAAGACGCTTCTCTGTGGCGCAACCAGCACCCACAGCAAAAGCGTCAAGACTCACAATACAACGAGGTCACGTTTGGAATTCCCCGCCTACTTCTTACGATTCGATCCGGCGAGGAACAATGCCCCACGGACCGTGCCCTATTTCTGCCGCTTGCCCTGCCCCTTCTTTCGCCGTTGCTCTTCTCGCATCCGCTTGCGGGAAATTTTTAGCCCAATCCATCCCACAATAGCAACAGCCGCAATCCCCAGCCCATAGAATAACCACTGCGGAGGACCAAGATCGCGCTCGCACCCACTCCCGAAATCAACCCGAAGCTTACGTTCGGTCTCCAGATCGTTCGGATCGAACTGGATTTTAAAATTCTGCTGTTCCCCGCCGGCCTCAACCAAGAGCGGGTCGCCGACATTATCGTTATGAAGATGCAGCGTAACTTTATAGTACCCGTCACCATCTGTCGTAACAGTCTGACCGACGGTGACCCGCGTATCCTTGACCAGCACCTCTACATTGACGGCGGGCCGACCGTCTTTTCCGCACACAAACCCTTCGACAGTAAATCGATGGTCGGCGGCATGACTGGCAAACGAGACCGACGGCACGAACAACGTCGCGATCAAGCCCCAAACAAGTACGAAATGGCGGGTGGCACCTCTACTGATCCCTCTCCGCCCTCGCATACGTTTGACCCGTGCCGGACTGATTTTCAGCCTCACAAACATCCCGCCCAGAGCCTGATTATGAGAGGCTTCCTCGACACGGACTCGACCCAAATTTGAGGCCGATCCTTCTAGCATAGCCCCCCCTCTTTGTCAACAAATGGATGGAGTCAAACGGAAGGATCAACGATGGAATACGTGTCGAAGATTGAGGAAGCGGAGGAGGAAATTGCAGCCAGTGAGGAAGCGAAAACGCTCGCGGCACGCCAGAACAAATGACTGGCGGATCAGCGGCGCGAATGCTCAGAGATGCCCGCGCGATTTGGCGTCCGCAGCGGCGCGATCGATGTCTTTCTGCCGTTCCGACTCCTTCTTGGCGATCCAGGCCTCCCAGGACTTTCCGGTGGCCGTATCTTCTCCCGTGAAGGCAAGCGTCATCACCTCCGAATACGGGATGGTCATCGTTCCGCTGCTGGTGGAAGGGAACAGCTCAATTGTGGGCTGATCTCCTGTGGCAGTTCGATTAAAGAGGTAGCCGGTGACTTGGCCGCCGGACTTCAGTTCGACGGTGATATCTCCCCGGTAATCAAAGGCGAGTTCGATGGCCTCGCTCAGTTCAGTGGGGGATGCCGGTCGAAAAACCCGGCCTTCAAGGCTGCCGGTCTCCGGCGCGTGGCACTTCGCGTCAGTCATAGTCTTCCCGTCTTGCGAAAGGGTGACGGTGAGGCATTCGGCCGGCCCGCGGCCGAATGCCTCACCATGGCGACCATCATACCGATTGAGACCGGGCTATTGCGCGTTCGGCATGAGGGTAATTTTGACGGTCTTCGTGAAACCGGACAGTGACCCGAAGGTATCCTCCACAGCCGAAGCCTCGTACCCGCAATGCACCATGCAGTCCGCGCATTTTTCATTGCGCCCGGTGCCGTAGGAATCCCAATCCGTCTTCTCCATGAGCTCTTGAAAACTTGAGGCATAACCCTCTTGGAGCAAATAACAGGGGCGCTGCCATCCAAACACGTTATACGTGGGATTTCCCCAAGGCGTACACTGGTATTCGCGCTTGCCCATGAGGAACTCCAGAAACAGGGGGGACTGGTTGAACTGCCACCCGCGCTTTCGATTGCTGAGGATCTTCGAAAACAATTCGGTGGTCCGGCTCCGCTTCAGAAAATGCTGTTGGTCTGGGGCTTTTTGATAGCTATACCCGGGCGAAATCATCATGCCTTCGACGCCCAGCCCCATCATTTCATCAAAAAACTTCCGCACGCGCTCCGGGTTGGCATCGTCGAACAGCGTCGTGTTGGTCGTGACCCGATGGCCCCGCTTGAGCGCCGCCTTGATGGCCTTCACGGCCACGTCGTAGACCCCGTCGCGACAGACCGCCAGATCGTGCTCATCCCGCAGACCATCCATATGGACGCTGAACGTTAAAAATTTTGACGCCGGATACTCATCGAGCTTCCGTTCCATCAAAATGGCATTCGTGCAGAG harbors:
- a CDS encoding Rieske 2Fe-2S domain-containing protein, with amino-acid sequence MMQPKLKSKVRCTDGEVGELRRVIMDPLSHEISDIVVGDEKTGSVERQIPMSQVQGVTDEVVTLRATRAEYATFPAFKRDEYVTTHEVEIAHLEDRIHVTPGEVLVPLPELERSVKRRTFFMNFTHAIGFLIGFPLAFPVLRYLMKPMYSPFDNEWIKIGNSGKIKQDDVGVQYKYKRKFKEAYMPEQEIDKNVWVLKATPKVLESVYQGKDMEFHDAAGKVVWTNKKDVPYIAYSGKCPHLGCGFKWRTHKILGQVFLCPCHLSIYDAAGKVLDGPAPRPLDPLPIKVTATGDITIIDMEFKAGTKAQVRIV
- a CDS encoding c-type cytochrome: MGNVIKKMVVGIVIGGILFGATKALDFPFVFQALFFGYAILGALVFMILDLPTLKPFGGVKAVGALLVFYAILSVVFIAGASAWPQYDPEDEKGKIEKILKPKREHYEAGKVDVLMQRAKALDEKAKELTARLQALGAGQAPADQKAGGESAPTSTAASSGDIAKLGEEQWQLQECYNCHKLNGEGGKKRGPELDNIGNLLPAAEIARKIIDPKSYKAEGFDQEYDKGKMPDKYKDLMELKDIDALAAWLAGYKNASVNTPKPIKMK
- a CDS encoding c-type cytochrome yields the protein MKHAGMKRLALMVGILGFGFGVVGCGGGEGGGEGPVVPPPPAPAEYADKHMPAGWWTDPKILEEGKELYIGGKNPDVNCASCHGKDGKPVKAGARDFRNGDRMKMYSDSVWFWRISEGVPNTKMKPWKSKLSEEDRWKILAFERSFGLSGKGWDANKKDWVPADQVK
- the hpnH gene encoding adenosyl-hopene transferase HpnH, whose translation is MAVPVSQMYTVTKYVLTQKLRGVKRYPLVLMLEPLFRCNLACAGCGKIQYPDHVLDKRLTPAQCWAAADECAAPIISIPGGEPLIHPEMPEIVRGLVERKKYVYLCTNAILMERKLDEYPASKFLTFSVHMDGLRDEHDLAVCRDGVYDVAVKAIKAALKRGHRVTTNTTLFDDANPERVRKFFDEMMGLGVEGMMISPGYSYQKAPDQQHFLKRSRTTELFSKILSNRKRGWQFNQSPLFLEFLMGKREYQCTPWGNPTYNVFGWQRPCYLLQEGYASSFQELMEKTDWDSYGTGRNEKCADCMVHCGYEASAVEDTFGSLSGFTKTVKITLMPNAQ